Proteins encoded together in one Pontiella desulfatans window:
- a CDS encoding electron transfer flavoprotein subunit alpha/FixB family protein — MSAEKELWVYAEQREGKIAGVVQELLSQGQVLCEKSGYTLCAVLPSANGAELCQELYNFGAKKVYAIDDPKLADYQNDYYSRAVAQLINEKKPEIVLYGATTIGRSLAPTVAVMVDAGLTADCTELDFDVEEGNLLQTRPAFGGNIMATIICPNHRPQMATVRSNVFKKNKLSDNEAGEQVPYAVDLSGVPERMRRLESVHEADTNSIDLNAAQFIVSGGRGVGKPENFKVIYDFAAELGAAVGASRATVDAGWISHHHQVGQTGKTVCPVVYIACGISGAIQHLAGMQSSDMIIAINKDPDAPIFDVADFGLIGDLHEIVPEFQKQIAAAKAS; from the coding sequence ATGAGCGCAGAAAAAGAACTTTGGGTATACGCGGAACAGCGCGAAGGCAAGATTGCCGGTGTGGTGCAGGAACTCCTTAGCCAAGGCCAGGTGCTTTGCGAAAAATCGGGCTACACGCTCTGTGCCGTCCTTCCGTCCGCCAATGGAGCGGAACTCTGCCAGGAGCTTTACAACTTCGGAGCCAAGAAGGTCTACGCCATCGACGATCCGAAACTGGCCGACTACCAGAACGACTACTATTCCCGTGCGGTCGCCCAGCTGATCAACGAGAAGAAGCCGGAAATCGTCCTCTACGGCGCCACCACCATCGGCCGCAGCCTGGCGCCGACCGTCGCCGTGATGGTCGATGCCGGCCTCACCGCCGACTGCACCGAGCTGGACTTCGATGTGGAAGAGGGCAACCTCCTCCAGACCCGCCCGGCCTTTGGCGGCAACATCATGGCCACCATCATCTGCCCGAACCATCGTCCGCAGATGGCCACCGTCCGCTCCAACGTCTTCAAGAAGAACAAGCTCTCCGACAACGAAGCCGGCGAGCAGGTGCCCTATGCCGTCGATCTGTCCGGTGTGCCGGAACGCATGCGCCGTCTGGAATCGGTTCACGAAGCCGACACCAACAGCATCGACCTCAACGCCGCGCAGTTCATCGTTTCCGGCGGGCGCGGGGTTGGAAAGCCCGAAAACTTCAAGGTCATCTACGACTTCGCCGCCGAGCTCGGCGCGGCTGTCGGCGCCTCGCGCGCCACGGTGGACGCGGGCTGGATCTCGCACCACCACCAGGTGGGGCAGACCGGCAAGACCGTTTGCCCGGTGGTCTACATTGCCTGCGGCATTTCCGGTGCCATCCAGCATCTCGCCGGCATGCAGAGTTCCGACATGATCATCGCGATCAACAAGGATCCCGACGCGCCGATCTTCGATGTTGCCGATTTCGGCCTCATCGGCGACCTGCACGAGATCGTGCCGGAATTCCAAAAACAGATCGCCGCCGCAAAGGCGTCGTAA
- the trxB gene encoding thioredoxin-disulfide reductase has translation MEKVVIIGAGAAGMTAAIYTARANLEPLVIEGMQPGGQLTTTTEVENFPGFPDGIDGTELMDKLKAQAERFGAKFLQYDAVAKADFSERPFKLEMMAGDPIEAKTVIIATGATAKYLGIESEQKFMGRGVSACATCDGAFYKDVPVVIVGGGDTACEEAMFLTRFASKVTLVHRRDQLRASKIMADRTINHPKIEMAWDSVIDEILGDDSGVTGVRIKNAKTGETTDIEAAGYFSAIGHKPNTEAFEQLEKDEVGYLIADGVKTKFEGVYAAGDVSDAIYRQAVTAAGTGCAAALEAERFLEAQGE, from the coding sequence ATGGAAAAAGTTGTAATCATCGGAGCCGGTGCAGCCGGTATGACCGCCGCGATCTATACCGCCCGCGCCAACCTCGAGCCGCTCGTCATCGAGGGCATGCAGCCCGGCGGGCAACTCACCACCACCACCGAAGTCGAAAACTTTCCGGGATTCCCGGACGGGATCGACGGCACCGAGCTGATGGATAAGCTCAAGGCGCAGGCCGAGCGCTTCGGCGCCAAGTTCCTGCAGTATGATGCGGTTGCAAAAGCCGACTTTTCCGAACGCCCCTTCAAACTCGAAATGATGGCCGGCGATCCGATCGAAGCCAAGACCGTCATCATTGCCACCGGCGCGACCGCCAAATATCTCGGCATTGAGTCCGAGCAAAAATTCATGGGCCGCGGGGTATCCGCCTGCGCCACGTGCGACGGCGCTTTCTATAAGGATGTTCCGGTCGTGATTGTCGGCGGCGGCGACACCGCCTGCGAGGAAGCGATGTTCCTGACGCGCTTTGCATCGAAGGTCACGCTGGTGCATCGCCGCGACCAGCTGCGCGCCTCCAAGATCATGGCCGACCGTACCATCAACCATCCGAAAATCGAGATGGCATGGGATTCCGTGATCGATGAAATCCTCGGCGACGACTCCGGGGTGACCGGCGTCCGCATCAAGAATGCGAAGACCGGCGAAACAACCGATATCGAAGCGGCCGGCTATTTCTCGGCCATCGGCCACAAGCCGAACACCGAGGCGTTCGAGCAGCTGGAAAAGGACGAGGTCGGCTATCTGATCGCCGATGGCGTGAAGACCAAGTTCGAAGGGGTTTATGCGGCGGGCGATGTTTCCGACGCAATCTACCGCCAGGCGGTGACCGCAGCCGGAACCGGTTGCGCCGCCGCGCTGGAAGCCGAACGCTTCCTCGAAGCGCAAGGGGAGTAG
- a CDS encoding acyl-CoA dehydrogenase family protein, whose protein sequence is MNWGISEEQQEIINLIDDFGKERIVPVRAELDEKGIFPADLLKELAQMDLMGLYIPEEYGGFGADQLGFCMAIETMSKYCIGVSVSYAANALGADPIIIGGSDEQKKKYLSPLASGEKWAAFGLTEANAGSDAGGIQTTAVKKGDKYVLNGTKQWITNGGEADIYTVFAVTNKAKGARGVSCFIVEKDTPGFSFGKKEDKLGIRASATRELVFEDCEVPAENLIGREGMGFLLAMKTFDVSRPGIAAQGVGLAQGALDEAVKYAKVRKQFGKPIIANQGLLWMLAEMATKVETARAITYAACRTLDAGVKDVSKISAMCKYYAGDVAMSVTTDAVQVLGGYGFMKEYPVEKMMRDAKILQIYEGTNQIQRDIVGNSLVKEYASI, encoded by the coding sequence ATTAACTGGGGTATCAGTGAAGAACAACAGGAAATCATCAACCTGATTGATGACTTCGGTAAGGAGCGCATCGTTCCTGTTCGGGCGGAGCTCGACGAAAAGGGGATTTTCCCGGCCGACCTGCTTAAGGAATTGGCGCAGATGGACTTGATGGGTCTGTATATTCCCGAGGAATACGGTGGATTCGGCGCGGATCAGCTCGGCTTCTGCATGGCCATCGAAACCATGTCCAAATACTGCATTGGCGTTTCCGTCTCCTACGCCGCCAACGCCCTGGGTGCCGACCCGATCATTATCGGTGGTTCCGACGAGCAGAAAAAGAAATACCTCTCCCCGCTGGCCTCCGGCGAAAAATGGGCGGCTTTCGGCCTGACCGAAGCCAACGCCGGCTCCGATGCCGGCGGCATCCAGACCACCGCGGTCAAGAAGGGCGACAAGTATGTCCTCAACGGCACCAAGCAGTGGATCACCAATGGCGGCGAAGCCGACATCTACACGGTGTTCGCGGTCACCAACAAAGCCAAGGGCGCCCGCGGCGTCTCCTGCTTCATTGTTGAAAAGGACACCCCCGGCTTCTCCTTCGGCAAGAAGGAAGACAAGCTCGGCATCCGCGCTTCCGCCACCCGCGAGCTCGTTTTCGAAGACTGCGAAGTGCCGGCTGAAAACCTCATTGGCCGCGAAGGCATGGGCTTCCTGCTCGCCATGAAAACGTTCGACGTTTCCCGTCCGGGCATTGCCGCCCAGGGCGTCGGTCTTGCACAGGGCGCGCTAGACGAAGCGGTCAAATATGCCAAGGTGCGCAAGCAGTTCGGCAAGCCGATCATCGCCAACCAGGGCCTGCTCTGGATGCTCGCCGAAATGGCCACCAAGGTGGAAACCGCGCGCGCCATCACCTACGCCGCCTGCCGCACGCTCGACGCCGGCGTGAAGGATGTCTCCAAGATTTCCGCCATGTGTAAATATTATGCGGGCGACGTGGCCATGTCCGTCACCACCGACGCCGTTCAGGTGCTCGGCGGCTACGGCTTCATGAAGGAATACCCGGTCGAAAAGATGATGCGCGATGCCAAGATCCTCCAGATCTACGAAGGCACCAACCAGATCCAGCGCGACATCGTGGGCAACTCCCTCGTTAAGGAATACGCCTCGATCTAG